TGCCTTGTCTTTCTAAATCGTTTAAATGTCTTTCACAAGCTTGTATAACCTTCTTACAAGCTATGATATTGCCCTCCACAACTTGCTTTGCATACCAGGTTGTTAACAGAACTGGAGAAGGATTTACAACGATTAGTAAACTATCAACTTTAGAAACTGTCGAAGCCATCGTCAACATGACCACCACCCAACTTAAATTCCTTTCGTTGAGCAGGCGTCAAACCTAAAGATTTCAGTAGATTATTCAAAGTTTGCACTGTTTTAGTTAATTCAATCGAAAGAGGATTCTTAATGAAGTTTGTTGCGTTCGCTTTATTGGTGTGTTCCATCATCAATGGCATGTTTTTCAATTCAGTTTGCATCCGTTTATAAAACTCATAAGTTTCAACATATAGCGTGATCAATTGCTCATCAGATGGTTGATAACTATCACCTAAATAACTCCGCAACAATTCCTTTGTAACTTCTTCCATCAGTTACCCCCCCTTTCATAAATTCATCCGTGTTGCAAGTGACGGGGACCCGTCGGTCTGGCGCAACATATCCCCCATCTTTTACTTAGGGGGGCTATTCAATAATTTCAACATTAATTTTTGTTTCAACGATATCAATTTTTTTATTTGCAATTTGCTGTTTTATTTCTCCATTCTTGTGATGTGATGTGTGACAGATATTGCACCATGAGATTAAGTTCGATAACTCTAATGCTAAGCTTGGATAATCACGCAACTCTTTTAAGTGGTGAACGACTTCTGCTTTTCGAATACGTTTATTATTCAAACAAGATTGACAAAGATAATTATCTCGTTATCGCTTCAAAGCAAGCTCTCTCGCTTTAGCCCAAGCAGTTGAAGAATAAAACTTTTTACTTTCTTGATCTCTCTTAGTTAAATCGTATAACTTATCCTTGTTCATAAACATCACCTACCTTTTAATTATTCGCTGCCTTCTAACTGTGTTGGTAGTTCATCTGATTCAACACGTTTACCACATTCAGCACATGTCATGTATATTGCTTCATCACTTGTATACATAGTGCTATAACTGTAGCTTCCACAATAGTCACACTTCCAATCATTATCAATAGCTTCCAACTCATCAGCCAATGCTCCAGCATGTTTTTCAATTGCTCTCAGTTTAAGTTGTAGTTTGTCTGTGTTCATCTCTACTCCAATTTTAATGTTCCTTAGCACATTCTTCTTTGGCTTCAATAAGCACGTTCTTAATCCAACCGATGTAAGTTTGTCATCAATCATCTGCAATTCATCTTTAAAGATATCATCGTAATATGGAGTTTGAAGGTCTTTATATTCTTGTATATCTTCATATTTATTGCTATCAATTGATCTGTCATTAGTTAACAATAATTTCACAATGTATGCAGTTGTCCTTCCTGCCCTACGCACTGTAGGTGCTTTGGATATTTCTCCTAACAAGTAAGCCCTTTGCCATTCGTATAATTCAAAACCCAATGCTTTTTCAATTAACGGAATCATACTTTCAGTTATCTTCATTCTTTTGCCCTCCACAATTCATAGTTAATTGCATAATAAAAAGACACCCGTTATTCGGATGCCTTTCCTTTAAACTTACTAATTAAGTAAGCAACATGTTTTTCACTGTTCAAATTAAAATCCCTACCTACAGATCTAAATAATCCTAATGCTATATCACATAGATATTCGTCTGAATGTATGTCAACAATGAATGACTTTTCTACTAAATCCGAGTCAACATGAGCTCCTCCACCTTTATTAGCTGAGAATTTTATAAAATTTAGAATTGTAATATTTTGTTTTTTACCTTGCAAATTCATAGTTAGAATAACCTGATTTAACCAATCTGTTAAAGGAATCATCGGTTTATTATAATTAAACATTTCTGCTTCGATAAACGCATGTCCCTTTTCATTCAAAATACTCAATTCATTAATAGGAAAAAGCTTTGGATCAGGTTGAATTTTTCTTATCAGTGAATTATCACCGTCTTTAGTAATGTCACAGAGAAGTAATCGTAATTGAGCAGCTATTACATTATTAAATTCTTTTATCTCAAATAATTTAACTAAAATAATGCTGTATTCCAATAGTTTCATCGCTTCATCATATTTGTCTTTTATCCCTTTTCTTGACCTTGTAAATACTAAATCTTTTCTTGTCATATTCATCCCTCCATAATTTACTATTATTATCTTATCATGGTGGAATCCTAATGAATATAATCATAATAAAAAGCCACACCTGGTTAGATGTGACTTTATTATTTATGATTCGGCAACCATTCTTGCTTCATCCATACTTTGTTTTATTTTCAATTTCAGTTCGGCTTCTTGTTGTAAAAATGTATCATGAGCATAATCATCAAATACAATATTATTGTTCGTATGGTTTTTAAATTTATTATGCAATTTACGCATTTCAGCTTGAAGCTTCCTAGTTTCGTCACTTGCATAATAAGCTATATATTCATGTTTACAGTGTGGACAATGGAAGTAAATCTTTTCATTACCACCTTTGACTTTCTTAGTTTTAAGTTTTGTGATATTGAATGATTTACCGCATTTTTTATCACAGCACGCTTCAATTGGCTTATTCGCCATTTAAACCACCTCACTTTATTTTTAAGTTAAGTATAATGGAAAGCCGCACCCTATTGGATACGACTTTGATACTTGTTTCTGACATACACGTACAAGCGAACGTGCTTATTATTGTAAGGTGTTTATTTTGCGTATTTCCGTACGCTTTTGTTATTACTTCACAATATCAATTTAACATGGTTTAGAGCGTAATTCGCTATGTGGCACAATTACGTTATCATTTGTTGTTTTGTGTGAATAGTATCTTTTGATAATCTTTCACTAAATCATAAGCTTGTTGCTCTGTGAAACCTTGCTTTTTCAAGTCTTTTTTATACTCCCAAAGTAATGGAGAAATATCTCGTAACATGGCTTGCATTTGTTCTATTGCTTGTATAATGTGCATCATACCCACCCCAATCTTCTAGCCGTTTCATCAATCAACGCATTACGTTTACGTAATACTCGCTGGACTGACATATATAATTCATCTGCAATATGTTGCCATTCGTAACACTCTGATTTATCACGATAGCGCATATCAACAATGGTTTTTTGGTCTTTATCTAAATTCTCGTACATATTTTCAATGGTCGAAACAATACGTTTTAAATTTTGATACAGTGTATCTTCTACAAGAATCATAGCTTTGTGCCCTGTTGTATCAGATGTGTTATTACTACGACCAC
This genomic stretch from Lysinibacillus pakistanensis harbors:
- a CDS encoding transcriptional regulator; this encodes MSKLSRNDIQKLEDYWINLNEYKKQLQFREWELLNPYKETDTNIGGGRSNNTSDTTGHKAMILVEDTLYQNLKRIVSTIENMYENLDKDQKTIVDMRYRDKSECYEWQHIADELYMSVQRVLRKRNALIDETARRLGWV
- a CDS encoding HNH endonuclease, translating into MNNKRIRKAEVVHHLKELRDYPSLALELSNLISWCNICHTSHHKNGEIKQQIANKKIDIVETKINVEIIE
- a CDS encoding P27 family phage terminase small subunit; amino-acid sequence: MEEVTKELLRSYLGDSYQPSDEQLITLYVETYEFYKRMQTELKNMPLMMEHTNKANATNFIKNPLSIELTKTVQTLNNLLKSLGLTPAQRKEFKLGGGHVDDGFDSF